One Caulobacter segnis genomic window carries:
- a CDS encoding general stress protein, producing the protein MDIDSERPRGRRGFAAMDPERRREIARKGGASVPSEKRSFAKDRDLAANAGRKGGSSSRGGRPGDRAL; encoded by the coding sequence ATGGACATCGATAGCGAACGTCCCCGCGGTCGTCGCGGTTTCGCCGCCATGGACCCGGAACGCCGCCGCGAAATCGCTAGGAAGGGCGGCGCTAGCGTGCCCAGCGAAAAACGCAGCTTCGCCAAGGACCGCGATCTGGCGGCGAACGCTGGCCGCAAGGGCGGTTCGTCCTCGCGCGGCGGCCGTCCCGGCGATCGCGCCCTCTAG
- the egtB gene encoding ergothioneine biosynthesis protein EgtB, whose amino-acid sequence MTPDDLPAMELLDASADALADRYRRVRRRTEVLAAPLSPEDQAAQSMPDASPTKWHRGHTTWFFETFLLTPFLPGYTAYDPSFGYLFNSYYETVGPRQPRPQRGLLTRPSTQEVGAYRAHVDAAMARLLAAPLTPEIRERMELGLAHEEQHQELILMDILHLFAQSPLSPAYQPGAAPARPDPGPQRFHRFAGGLVEIGACEAGFAFDNERPRHKTYVAPFRLSDRLVTNGEWLAFIEAGGYGRADLWLSEGWARVKEEGWEAPGYWRRDETGAWTTMTLRGRHPVDPNAPVVHVSYYEAAAYAAWAGRRLPTEAEWEAAATASGMTALRQLYGATWQWTASAYGAYPGFKPGPGALGEYNGKFMVSQMTLRGGCEATPPGHTRATYRNFFHPGSRWMFAGLRLADDDRLSEVKPGDAFLEEAIAGLSASPKTLPAKYFYDAEGSRLFEAICELPEYYLTRTETALLRQIAPQIAARIPDGAVLVEFGSGASIKTRIVLDAAPQIAVYAPIDISPTALDEAAASLRQAYPALAVAPLVEDFTKAIALPEGARGHTPVGFFPGSTIGNFAPDEAEALLRQARTLLGEGSLFIVGADVAKDPAVLIPAYDDAQGVTAAFNRNVLVHINRELGGTFDPMAFAHKAVWNAAESRIEMHLESMRDQIVMVGDYGFRFAAGETIHTENSYKYPAEAFETIAARAGWTVVQRWISEDPTFAVYALQA is encoded by the coding sequence ATGACCCCGGACGATCTGCCCGCAATGGAACTCCTCGACGCGTCGGCCGACGCGCTGGCCGACCGTTATCGCCGCGTGCGACGCCGGACCGAGGTCCTGGCCGCGCCCCTGTCGCCCGAGGACCAGGCGGCCCAGTCCATGCCGGACGCCAGCCCGACCAAGTGGCATCGGGGCCATACGACCTGGTTCTTCGAGACCTTCCTGCTGACGCCCTTTCTTCCGGGCTACACGGCCTATGATCCAAGCTTCGGCTACCTGTTCAATTCCTACTACGAGACCGTGGGTCCCCGTCAGCCCCGGCCCCAGCGGGGCCTGCTGACCCGTCCGTCGACCCAGGAGGTCGGCGCGTACCGGGCCCATGTCGACGCGGCCATGGCGCGCCTGCTGGCCGCACCGCTGACGCCCGAGATCCGCGAGCGGATGGAACTGGGCCTGGCCCACGAGGAGCAGCATCAGGAGCTGATCCTGATGGACATCCTGCACCTGTTCGCCCAGTCGCCCCTCAGCCCGGCCTATCAGCCCGGCGCGGCGCCGGCGCGTCCGGATCCGGGCCCGCAGCGCTTCCATCGCTTCGCCGGCGGTCTGGTCGAGATCGGGGCGTGCGAGGCGGGCTTCGCGTTCGACAACGAACGCCCGCGCCACAAGACCTATGTCGCCCCGTTCCGGCTGTCCGACCGTCTGGTGACCAATGGCGAGTGGCTGGCCTTCATCGAGGCCGGCGGCTATGGCCGCGCCGACCTGTGGCTCTCGGAAGGCTGGGCCAGGGTCAAGGAAGAGGGCTGGGAGGCCCCGGGCTATTGGCGGCGCGACGAGACCGGCGCCTGGACCACCATGACCCTGCGCGGCCGCCATCCGGTCGACCCGAACGCGCCCGTCGTGCATGTCAGCTACTACGAGGCCGCCGCCTACGCCGCCTGGGCGGGCCGTCGCCTGCCGACCGAGGCCGAGTGGGAGGCCGCCGCCACGGCGAGCGGCATGACCGCTCTGCGCCAGCTCTACGGCGCGACCTGGCAGTGGACCGCCAGCGCCTACGGCGCCTATCCGGGCTTCAAGCCGGGCCCTGGCGCGCTGGGCGAGTACAATGGCAAGTTCATGGTCAGCCAGATGACCCTGCGCGGCGGCTGCGAGGCCACGCCGCCGGGCCATACGCGGGCGACCTACCGCAACTTCTTCCATCCGGGCAGCCGCTGGATGTTCGCCGGGCTGCGCCTGGCCGACGACGACCGTCTGAGCGAGGTGAAGCCGGGCGATGCGTTCCTGGAAGAGGCCATCGCCGGCCTGTCGGCCAGTCCCAAGACCCTGCCGGCCAAGTACTTCTACGACGCCGAGGGCTCGCGCCTGTTCGAGGCGATCTGCGAGCTGCCTGAATACTACCTGACCCGGACCGAGACGGCGCTGCTGCGCCAGATCGCGCCCCAGATCGCCGCGCGCATACCCGACGGCGCGGTGCTGGTCGAGTTCGGCAGCGGGGCCAGCATCAAGACCCGCATCGTGCTGGACGCCGCGCCCCAGATCGCCGTCTACGCCCCGATCGACATCAGCCCCACGGCCCTGGACGAGGCCGCCGCCAGCCTGCGGCAGGCCTATCCCGCCCTGGCCGTCGCGCCGCTGGTCGAGGACTTCACCAAGGCCATCGCCTTGCCTGAAGGCGCCAGGGGCCACACGCCGGTCGGCTTCTTCCCCGGCTCGACGATCGGCAACTTCGCGCCGGACGAGGCCGAGGCCCTGCTGCGCCAGGCCAGGACCCTGCTGGGCGAGGGCTCGCTGTTCATCGTCGGCGCCGACGTGGCCAAGGATCCGGCGGTGCTGATCCCGGCCTATGACGACGCGCAAGGGGTGACGGCGGCCTTCAACCGCAACGTCCTGGTGCACATCAACCGCGAACTGGGCGGGACCTTCGATCCGATGGCCTTCGCCCACAAGGCGGTGTGGAACGCGGCGGAGAGCCGGATCGAGATGCATCTGGAAAGCATGCGCGACCAGATCGTCATGGTCGGCGACTACGGCTTCCGGTTCGCCGCCGGCGAGACCATCCACACCGAGAATTCCTACAAGTATCCGGCCGAGGCGTTCGAGACGATCGCCGCCCGCGCCGGCTGGACCGTGGTCCAGCGCTGGATCAGCGAGGATCCGACCTTCGCGGTCTACGCCCTCCAGGCCTGA
- a CDS encoding cysteine hydrolase family protein: MSPATGLEAWIAPGRTALLIIDMQVDFASPEGLAGRWGLDLSTVPAALAAAERLAEQARAAGVPVVFAGLFTTPQTDSAAWNERMRRRGGDPSVEAALCRAGEVGSAFVGPQPRPGELIIRKTRYSAFWDTELDARLKAMGVDTLVLAGLTTECCVDGTARDAFNLDYHLFVAADACAAYEPDLHAGALKMLDLNTAILTDAASVVAAWSA, from the coding sequence GTGAGCCCGGCGACGGGCCTGGAAGCCTGGATCGCGCCCGGGCGCACGGCGCTGCTGATCATCGACATGCAGGTCGACTTCGCCTCGCCCGAGGGCCTGGCGGGGCGATGGGGCCTGGATCTCTCCACCGTGCCGGCGGCGCTGGCGGCGGCCGAGCGCCTGGCCGAGCAGGCGCGAGCGGCCGGAGTCCCGGTGGTGTTCGCCGGCCTCTTCACGACGCCGCAGACCGACTCCGCGGCCTGGAACGAGCGGATGCGGCGGCGGGGCGGCGATCCGTCGGTCGAGGCGGCGCTGTGTCGGGCGGGGGAGGTGGGCAGCGCCTTCGTCGGCCCCCAGCCGCGACCGGGCGAGCTGATCATCCGCAAGACCCGCTACAGCGCCTTCTGGGACACCGAGCTCGACGCGCGGCTGAAGGCGATGGGCGTCGACACCCTGGTGCTGGCCGGCCTGACCACCGAGTGCTGCGTCGACGGCACGGCGCGGGACGCCTTTAACCTCGACTATCACCTGTTCGTCGCCGCCGACGCCTGCGCAGCCTACGAACCGGACCTGCACGCCGGGGCGCTGAAGATGCTGGACCTGAACACCGCGATCCTGACCGACGCAGCCAGCGTCGTCGCCGCCTGGAGCGCCTAG